ATTTTTCCATGGACTGGACCATCACAGGCTTCACAGCCATATAAATTAGGCAAATGCAGCTGTGATGTATATTTATGGAGAAAAGCTTATTCACATGTCATGTTTTTGTGATCAAAGCGGGGATCAGGCTATAGTGAGGTGATCAATTTAGGAAAGACGAACTTGAAAATTATGTGGTATGACGGGGAAATACTCCGTGACAAAAGTGATAAAAGTGATGAAGTATCACACCTTGACTTTCATTGATTGTGAAAAAAGGAGTTGAGAATGATCGAGACACACGGAATGCATGCATGTTTCGCTAAGCAAAAAGTActctttatctttattcaatttttttttttgcttttgttagttttgtaccaaacttttgtggattattggatcggaaaagtaaaatttttcctaatatttttggaaatatccaataTTGAGCAcacataccaaaaaaaaaaaactaactttttGGACTCTTTTTTTGTGCTGAAAAgtggatatttctcaaaatatttgagtaaaagtaaaaaattttgggcTTTTCGATCCCTCTCGtcagacgaatcaataatccataaaagtttggcgcaaaattgataaacgcgaaaaaaaaattgaataaaaacaaaaagtgcattttttgcTTAGAGGGactatattttcaattttcaaatgaaaatgtCATAGAAGCAAAGGACTAGTGAATGGGTCTCTTTggccaaactttttttttggggggttttcaccgtttttttttggttatttttctaGTACAAAAGAATTAAAGGtgtgtattatgagagaatgacttatcttgtaaaacaaaaaataagtatttaaaaattaaGAACCGTAGCGGAATGAGCTTTTTTAAAGGGTACAcataataaaatagaaactataGACAAATTTTTAATACTAATCAAAAAGTTTTAGACTAgaactttttgattttgtcattgTTCAAATTTCTTtcgcatttgttatttttgtgctAAACTTTTAAGCATTATTGATTCGACTCAAcgagaagaataaaaaataaaaaattatgacttttacacctattttttaaaatattcaagaaaaaattaaataaaaaattttaaaaatttttcttaaatatttccaaaaatacttgTCGCTTGCCATACTTTTCTCAATAACTTGACTTTCTTTTGTCCCTTGGCAATTTCATTCCAGTTCACATGGTTCAAATGTGGAGGATTATCAGTGGGGCTCAGCTGGGCCCACGTCCTGGGGGACCCATTCGCAGCTTCAACATTCATCAACACGTGGGCCCACATCATGGCAGGTCAAATGCCACCTCAGCCTCTCAAGTTGCCAAATAGTACTAACACCGGAGAATGCCAATTCCCACCAAATTCCAATTCCGAGAAACCATTTTCCCTCCAAAGGGTCGACACTGTTGATGACTATTGGCTTGTTTCTAGTTCCTGTAAGATGGAAACACTTTCCTTCCATTTCACTGCAAGAAAACTTGACCAGATAGCCTCAAAAGCTTCAGGCCTAAACCAGTATTTTCATCTCCTCGCCGCGTTGATGTGGAAATCGCTAGCGAAAATAAGGGGAGAATCCGAACCGAGGGTTGTGACAATATTCAATAGCGATCCTCGCAACAAGGGAATTGAAGGCTTAAGCAATAGTCAGGTCATTGGCACGGTGGAAGCAGATTTCAAGGTTGCGGAAGCCGATTTGTCGGAGTTGGCCAAGTTGATCGAGGAAAAAATGGTGGATGAGAGAAGTTTGATCGACaaatgggtggagagagagaatgaaaaatcGGACTTTATTTTATACGGGTCCAACTTAACGTTCGTGAATTTGGAAGAGTCAGAGATTTACGGGTTGCGTATAAAAGGGCAAAAGCCTGTTTTCGCGAGTTATGGCATTGGTGGTGCTGGCGACGAAGGGGTGGTTCTGGTGCTTCCGGCTCCGGCAAATGGCAAAGGAGGCGATTGCGGTGATGGAAGGGTGGTGACAGCGATCTTGCCGAAGGATCAAAATTTCCAGTTGAAGAATGAACTTAGAAATGACTGGGGTGttttttgaagttgaaatgaAGGGCACCATTGGTAGTTGTTTGATTCGAATGTGATGTTTATGAGTGCAATAAGATCAAGACTACGTCAATGTAGAGCATGAGCAATAAGAGCATACTTGTGTTTACGGCCGTATATAAGGGGCCGTATAATATAAGATGTCTTCGCGGCCGGAGATAACGGTGGCGCGCGAACAGGGGGGTGTCCTTACTAGTAGTACTAGATTTGTAGGGTACCATTTTCTGGTACTTTACAGTAAATAATAGGAGCAATTCTAtgtttgtaaacttttttttttttttcgttttgtgtggtttgttcatcttttttaatctttgttggATTCgcgttatattttttaattaatcatccgtctcaatgagaagagtctaaaaagtacaaaattatgacagaaaataaaaaaattgcactaaaGACGGAAAAAGTATAAAACATTTGTCTTATTTGTCCAAAGTGACgtctcaagttcaaaaatattaaaataagtttcaaacttataattttacgttcttaaaatattaaaataagtttcaaacttaTAATTTTACAAGAACGTAGCCTTAGACCAGTCTAAA
The sequence above is drawn from the Rhododendron vialii isolate Sample 1 chromosome 6a, ASM3025357v1 genome and encodes:
- the LOC131331366 gene encoding protein ECERIFERUM 2-like; the encoded protein is MVSTHLEPLVSDIKLSSVVPSIPTGDNKIHELTNIDLAMKLHYIKGLYFFNRNSVQGIGISDMKKPMFQLLDRYTAASGRIRLSENGRPFVKCNDSGVRIVEADCSKITLEEWMKGMKDGWEINEQLFYPHALGPDLGFAPLVFVQFTWFKCGGLSVGLSWAHVLGDPFAASTFINTWAHIMAGQMPPQPLKLPNSTNTGECQFPPNSNSEKPFSLQRVDTVDDYWLVSSSCKMETLSFHFTARKLDQIASKASGLNQYFHLLAALMWKSLAKIRGESEPRVVTIFNSDPRNKGIEGLSNSQVIGTVEADFKVAEADLSELAKLIEEKMVDERSLIDKWVERENEKSDFILYGSNLTFVNLEESEIYGLRIKGQKPVFASYGIGGAGDEGVVLVLPAPANGKGGDCGDGRVVTAILPKDQNFQLKNELRNDWGVF